In one window of Coleofasciculus sp. FACHB-1120 DNA:
- a CDS encoding DUF5996 family protein, whose translation MTTSAHRSSNAVWLPLSLSAWQDTYQTLHLWTQIIGKIRLALAPKINHWWHSTLYVTTPGLTTGPIPNGTRSFQITFDFLDQQLKIETSEGTTKSLALAPRSVADFYQEVMNTLKDLGIEVQIWTMPQEIADAIPFEQDHQHHAYNPESAQRFWQILVQANRIMTVFRSHYIGKCSPVHFFWGSFDLAVTRFSGRRAPEHPGGVPNMADWVTREAYSHEVSSCGFWFGGGSTEALFYAYAYPTPDGFKDYPIQPESAFYSPELQEFVLPYEAVRQADDPDTAVLQFLQSTYEAGANLGDWERAALEDIPVTSE comes from the coding sequence ACACAAATTATTGGTAAAATCCGGTTAGCATTAGCCCCGAAAATCAACCATTGGTGGCACTCGACGCTGTATGTCACCACCCCTGGACTTACCACTGGCCCAATTCCTAACGGTACACGCAGCTTTCAAATCACCTTTGATTTTCTCGATCAACAACTCAAAATCGAGACAAGCGAAGGTACAACCAAAAGTCTGGCACTTGCTCCTCGCTCGGTGGCTGATTTTTATCAGGAAGTGATGAACACCCTGAAGGATCTCGGTATCGAAGTGCAAATCTGGACAATGCCCCAAGAAATTGCCGATGCGATCCCATTTGAGCAAGACCATCAACATCATGCTTACAATCCGGAATCTGCTCAACGCTTCTGGCAAATTCTGGTACAAGCCAATCGCATCATGACCGTATTTCGCTCCCACTATATCGGAAAGTGCAGCCCTGTCCATTTCTTTTGGGGCAGTTTTGATCTGGCTGTGACTCGCTTTTCTGGACGAAGGGCACCCGAACATCCAGGGGGTGTACCCAACATGGCAGATTGGGTAACGCGAGAGGCTTATTCCCATGAAGTCAGCAGTTGTGGTTTTTGGTTTGGGGGTGGTTCAACAGAAGCGTTATTTTATGCTTACGCCTACCCAACACCAGACGGATTCAAGGATTATCCAATTCAACCAGAGTCTGCATTCTATAGCCCGGAGCTGCAAGAATTTGTCCTGCCCTATGAGGCGGTGCGACAAGCAGACGATCCAGATACAGCCGTGCTGCAATTTCTACAAAGCACTTATGAGGCAGGGGCGAATTTGGGAGATTGGGAGCGAGCTGCGTTGGAAGATATTCCAGTCACGAGTGAATAA
- a CDS encoding alpha/beta hydrolase: protein MSVIQVNGIDLYYNIQGSSENEPLLLIAGFDSDSSTWAAMMRSLVKQYQVIRFDNRGVGQSEAPDSPYSIKQMAADAAALLDYLSISQVHVAGHSMGGQIAQELALAYPERIQSLILLSSWARGDEKFNSLIKLFGDLTQKLEGTLYQRVLLPWLFTDAFYSIPGVMEQLITWIENQPFAPTPHGLYHQSRAILGSDTSDRLANIHCPTLVMVGKEDLLTPVRFSEQLAQGIPNAELAILEQGGHAFVVESADTVAKVMLDFLAKHRQRILQSPQE from the coding sequence GTGTCAGTAATTCAGGTCAACGGCATTGATTTGTACTACAACATTCAAGGTTCCAGCGAAAACGAGCCATTACTGCTGATAGCGGGGTTTGACAGTGACAGTTCAACTTGGGCTGCAATGATGCGATCGCTAGTTAAGCAGTATCAGGTGATTCGCTTTGATAACCGAGGAGTTGGGCAAAGTGAAGCGCCAGACAGTCCTTACAGCATCAAACAAATGGCGGCTGATGCAGCCGCGCTGTTGGATTACTTGAGCATTTCTCAAGTCCATGTGGCAGGTCATTCAATGGGTGGACAGATTGCTCAAGAACTGGCTTTGGCATATCCCGAAAGAATCCAAAGTTTGATACTTCTCTCATCTTGGGCAAGGGGAGATGAAAAGTTTAATTCACTCATCAAATTGTTTGGCGACTTGACACAGAAATTAGAGGGAACGCTTTATCAGAGGGTTCTCTTGCCTTGGCTGTTTACCGATGCGTTTTACTCGATTCCAGGGGTAATGGAACAACTCATCACCTGGATTGAGAATCAACCATTTGCGCCGACACCTCATGGACTATATCACCAAAGCCGAGCTATTCTTGGCAGTGATACCAGCGATCGCCTTGCAAACATTCATTGCCCTACACTCGTTATGGTTGGCAAAGAAGACCTTCTTACTCCGGTCAGATTTTCGGAGCAACTAGCTCAAGGTATACCCAATGCTGAACTAGCTATCCTCGAGCAAGGTGGTCACGCCTTTGTGGTAGAGTCGGCGGATACTGTAGCGAAGGTCATGCTTGATTTTCTGGCGAAGCATAGACAACGCATCCTACAATCCCCACAGGAATAA
- the xylB gene encoding xylulokinase, whose translation MLLGIDLGTGSAKALLLATDGTAIGEASSSYPVHAPHPGWAESEPEDWWLAVASAVRKAVGNNADRVQAIALSGQMHGVVLASESGQPLRPAILWADTRSSATLNIYHSLDAAILERLGNPVTAGMAGPTLLWLREHEATVYTEARWALQPKDWLRLRMTGEVATEPSDASGTLLYDLVSDNWAREAIWALNLRSDWLPKIIPSSAIAGYLTTIASEHLGLRVGLPVIAGAADTAAAALGNGLLEPGLVQLTIGTGAQIITPRSQPIIDPHGRTHLYRTAVPNQWYSLAAMQNAGLALEWVRGILGLSWQEVYTKAFSVPPGCEGLTFLPYLTGERTPHLDPYVRGAWVGLGLHHTQAHLMRAALEGVAFALRQGFEALEATGFKATEMRLAGGGTAEMPWKQLLTDVLRIPLYATTVAAASARGAALLAGIGIGIYADANDTKKLAAAPTLAATPQSLDWVLEEAFMRYQSLYPRLKNSEKS comes from the coding sequence ATGTTGCTTGGCATAGATTTAGGAACAGGCTCTGCTAAGGCATTGCTCCTAGCGACAGACGGAACCGCTATAGGTGAAGCATCAAGCTCTTATCCTGTTCATGCACCCCACCCTGGATGGGCTGAGTCGGAACCAGAAGATTGGTGGTTAGCTGTTGCCTCTGCTGTGAGGAAGGCTGTAGGAAATAACGCCGATCGAGTACAGGCGATCGCACTTTCAGGGCAAATGCACGGTGTTGTCCTAGCTTCGGAGTCGGGTCAGCCTCTGCGTCCTGCTATCCTGTGGGCAGATACTCGCTCTAGTGCCACGCTGAACATTTATCATTCGCTCGATGCCGCTATTCTAGAGCGCTTGGGCAACCCGGTTACGGCTGGAATGGCGGGCCCGACTTTGTTGTGGCTACGAGAACACGAGGCTACTGTCTACACCGAAGCGCGTTGGGCACTCCAGCCAAAAGATTGGCTGCGGTTACGGATGACTGGAGAAGTCGCAACCGAACCATCAGATGCTAGTGGTACTTTGCTTTACGATCTTGTGTCGGACAACTGGGCAAGGGAAGCCATCTGGGCGCTGAATCTACGTAGTGATTGGTTACCAAAAATTATCCCCTCTAGTGCGATCGCCGGCTACCTCACAACTATTGCTTCAGAGCATCTTGGCTTAAGAGTTGGCTTACCTGTTATCGCTGGTGCTGCCGATACCGCAGCGGCAGCGCTTGGTAACGGACTACTAGAGCCTGGTTTGGTTCAACTAACCATCGGCACAGGCGCTCAAATCATTACACCTCGATCGCAACCAATTATCGATCCTCATGGTCGTACCCATCTCTATCGAACCGCCGTACCTAACCAGTGGTACAGCCTTGCAGCAATGCAAAATGCCGGGTTAGCGCTTGAGTGGGTGCGAGGTATCCTCGGCTTGAGCTGGCAGGAAGTCTATACTAAAGCGTTTTCTGTTCCCCCAGGATGTGAAGGGTTGACATTTTTGCCATACCTCACAGGTGAGCGAACTCCACACCTTGACCCCTATGTACGCGGGGCATGGGTAGGGCTGGGACTTCATCACACACAGGCGCACCTGATGCGGGCAGCTTTAGAGGGAGTTGCTTTTGCCTTGCGACAAGGTTTTGAGGCACTGGAGGCAACAGGTTTTAAAGCGACAGAAATGCGTTTAGCAGGCGGTGGAACGGCAGAAATGCCTTGGAAACAATTACTGACTGATGTATTGAGAATACCCCTCTATGCAACTACAGTTGCTGCTGCTTCCGCGCGGGGTGCTGCTCTACTGGCGGGTATAGGAATTGGCATATACGCAGATGCTAATGACACGAAAAAACTGGCAGCCGCACCAACGCTTGCTGCAACTCCCCAATCACTTGATTGGGTTCTAGAAGAGGCTTTCATGCGATATCAATCCCTTTATCCACGACTTAAAAACTCTGAAAAAAGTTAA